One genomic window of Campylobacter fetus subsp. fetus includes the following:
- a CDS encoding pimeloyl-ACP methyl esterase BioG family protein — translation MKIDIIKKDGKKLILLFLGYSFTPSCVEHLEVGDFALAVIYDYSELEFDHSFLKDKDIYLVSWSMGVWAANLVLKNIPLKKSIAINGTPFGIDEKYGINAGNFYKTITNYDFENFKKFCFLGIPPEKISNFKFNTNAKFELLNLYKNAIKPCDNNICWDKAIISKKDLIFSPKASEWFTCQKIYINAPHFAFFNFKSFGDIIEI, via the coding sequence ATGAAAATAGATATCATTAAAAAAGACGGTAAAAAACTAATTTTGTTATTTTTAGGCTATTCATTTACGCCTAGTTGTGTAGAACATTTAGAAGTAGGAGATTTCGCTTTAGCGGTTATTTACGACTATAGCGAACTTGAGTTTGATCATAGTTTTTTAAAAGATAAAGATATTTATCTAGTGTCTTGGTCAATGGGTGTTTGGGCTGCAAATTTGGTATTAAAAAATATACCTTTAAAAAAATCAATAGCCATAAACGGAACTCCGTTTGGTATAGATGAAAAATACGGTATAAACGCAGGTAATTTTTATAAAACAATAACGAATTATGATTTTGAAAACTTCAAAAAGTTCTGTTTTTTAGGAATTCCACCAGAAAAAATCTCAAATTTTAAATTCAATACAAACGCAAAATTCGAACTACTTAATCTCTATAAAAACGCTATAAAACCGTGTGATAACAACATTTGTTGGGATAAAGCGATTATAAGCAAAAAAGATTTGATCTTTTCGCCAAAAGCATCTGAATGGTTTACATGTCAAAAAATATATATAAATGCTCCACATTTTGCATTTTTTAACTTTAAAAGCTTTGGAGATATAATTGAAATTTGA
- a CDS encoding aminotransferase class I/II-fold pyridoxal phosphate-dependent enzyme: MFDIKKAKQESNFRELKISQSHSKFINYRGKTLLNLGSNDYLGIATNISLRDEFLTIAKHKEWFFGSGASRLVYTSSNEFNELESWFESKFDGKKATIFNSGYCANLSCISAINSPNTLFLADKLAHASMIDALKLAGANFKRYPHNDLLALQNLLEQNQDKFENIIILTETIFSMDGDLLDIKNLINLKKRYKNVLLYIDEAHSFFIKDELGLAKSSQTDTDVDFLLVTLSKAVGGEGAVILSDKEYKDIFINSARSLIYSTAIPSINIAWTNFILNKDFSRERTNLEKNIKFLDLGTTHICPFMTYENDKTLELANKIFDSGYFVPAIRPPTVPKHNSRLRISLRGDIEIGELSNLKKILDENRYH; this comes from the coding sequence ATGTTTGATATAAAAAAAGCCAAACAAGAAAGCAACTTTAGAGAGTTAAAAATATCTCAAAGCCATTCCAAATTTATAAACTATAGAGGCAAAACTCTTTTAAATCTCGGTAGCAACGATTACTTAGGCATAGCTACGAATATAAGTTTAAGAGACGAATTCTTAACAATCGCCAAACATAAAGAGTGGTTTTTTGGCTCTGGCGCGAGTAGGCTTGTATATACTTCAAGTAACGAATTTAATGAGCTTGAAAGCTGGTTTGAATCGAAATTTGACGGTAAAAAAGCAACAATTTTTAACTCCGGCTACTGTGCAAATTTAAGCTGTATATCAGCCATAAATAGTCCAAATACTCTATTTTTAGCCGATAAATTAGCTCACGCTAGCATGATAGACGCTCTAAAGTTAGCCGGAGCAAATTTCAAAAGATATCCTCACAACGACCTTTTAGCACTTCAAAATTTACTCGAACAAAATCAAGATAAATTTGAAAATATTATAATATTAACAGAGACTATTTTCAGCATGGATGGGGATTTGCTAGATATCAAAAATCTTATAAATTTAAAAAAACGGTATAAAAATGTACTACTTTATATCGATGAAGCTCATTCATTTTTTATCAAAGACGAATTAGGTCTAGCAAAAAGCAGCCAAACAGATACCGATGTGGATTTTTTACTTGTAACTCTTAGCAAAGCAGTCGGGGGAGAAGGAGCTGTTATACTTAGCGATAAAGAGTATAAAGATATTTTTATAAACTCGGCTAGAAGCCTGATTTACTCTACTGCCATTCCTAGTATAAATATAGCATGGACGAACTTTATACTAAACAAAGATTTTAGCCGCGAAAGGACAAATTTAGAAAAAAATATCAAATTTTTAGATCTTGGCACAACTCACATATGTCCATTTATGACCTATGAAAACGATAAAACTCTAGAACTCGCAAATAAAATTTTTGACTCTGGATATTTCGTACCGGCAATCCGTCCCCCAACAGTGCCTAAACATAATTCAAGACTTAGGATAAGCTTAAGAGGAGATATAGAAATAGGCGAATTATCAAATTTAAAAAAGATTTTAGATGAAAATAGATATCATTAA
- a CDS encoding biotin synthase: protein MKFEKAINYEEFAVAQKFAALNLINLLKKYTQNFKNVYEIGAGSGVLTKLFIQNFNYEHLILNDIYKSEFMNNFYMDIGDITTKQMPKNIDIIISSSVFQWIDEIEKLCDKIFLSLENNGILAFSMFINGTLNELSSFTKDSLNYKNTDQIIDIFGTKFDILEYKNGEFIAKFGSLKELLTHLKQTGVNNLNGSFKLTKSNLKSLETHFNNDFKLTYKFTNIICKKGKK from the coding sequence TTGAAATTTGAAAAAGCTATCAACTACGAAGAATTTGCAGTGGCTCAAAAATTTGCCGCTCTCAATCTCATAAATTTGTTAAAAAAATATACGCAAAACTTTAAGAATGTTTATGAAATCGGTGCTGGAAGCGGAGTTTTAACAAAGCTTTTTATACAAAATTTTAATTATGAACATTTAATTCTTAATGATATCTATAAAAGTGAATTTATGAATAATTTTTATATGGATATCGGAGATATAACTACTAAACAAATGCCAAAAAACATTGATATTATCATATCGAGCTCAGTATTTCAATGGATTGATGAGATTGAAAAACTATGTGATAAGATATTTCTAAGCCTAGAAAATAACGGAATACTTGCATTTTCTATGTTTATAAATGGAACTTTAAATGAACTTTCAAGCTTTACTAAAGATAGTTTAAATTATAAAAATACGGATCAAATCATAGATATTTTTGGAACCAAATTTGATATTTTAGAGTATAAAAATGGGGAATTTATAGCTAAATTCGGTAGTTTAAAAGAGCTTTTAACTCACCTTAAGCAAACAGGGGTAAATAACTTAAACGGGAGTTTTAAACTAACCAAATCAAATTTAAAAAGTCTTGAAACGCATTTTAATAATGATTTCAAACTAACTTATAAATTTACAAATATAATCTGCAAAAAAGGTAAAAAATGA